In Thermotomaculum hydrothermale, a single genomic region encodes these proteins:
- the rsmH gene encoding 16S rRNA (cytosine(1402)-N(4))-methyltransferase RsmH, with amino-acid sequence MHTPVLLSESIEFLNVKPEGIYFDCTSGGGGHSEEIAKRLSEKGMLICLDMDEDAIERVRERLKSYKCNKFFFHKNFKDIDEVANEVGIAGEVDGILADLGTSMFQLKDFERGFSFSGEGELDMRMNRKSNLTAEEVVNRYSENELALIFKEYGEERLSKKIARMIVEERKISPIKTTSRLAEIAVKAYGSRKSRIHPATRIFQAIRIEVNKELENLKIFLEKSIPLLKKGGRLVVISFHSLEDRIVKNFFRDKAKNCICPEFQMRCTCGGNNAIVKVLTKKVIRPSEVEVGENPASRSARLRACEKVI; translated from the coding sequence ATGCATACCCCTGTATTGCTCAGCGAATCTATTGAATTTTTAAATGTAAAACCAGAAGGGATTTATTTTGACTGTACATCAGGGGGAGGAGGACACAGCGAGGAGATTGCAAAGAGGCTTTCTGAGAAAGGAATGCTTATCTGCCTTGATATGGATGAAGATGCTATTGAGAGGGTAAGAGAAAGGCTTAAAAGTTATAAATGTAATAAGTTCTTTTTTCATAAAAATTTCAAGGATATTGATGAAGTTGCGAATGAAGTAGGTATTGCAGGGGAAGTGGACGGAATATTGGCTGATTTAGGAACGTCAATGTTTCAATTAAAGGATTTTGAAAGAGGTTTTAGCTTTTCCGGAGAAGGTGAACTTGATATGAGAATGAACAGGAAAAGTAATTTAACAGCAGAAGAGGTTGTAAACAGATACTCTGAAAATGAACTTGCATTAATTTTCAAAGAGTATGGAGAGGAAAGGCTTTCCAAAAAAATAGCAAGAATGATTGTTGAGGAAAGGAAAATATCCCCAATAAAAACTACCTCAAGATTGGCTGAAATAGCAGTTAAAGCCTATGGGTCAAGAAAGAGCAGAATACACCCAGCTACAAGGATTTTTCAGGCAATAAGGATAGAGGTAAATAAAGAACTTGAAAACCTTAAAATTTTCCTGGAAAAATCTATTCCTCTTTTGAAAAAAGGGGGCAGGCTTGTGGTGATTTCTTTTCACTCCCTTGAGGATAGGATTGTTAAAAACTTTTTTAGAGATAAGGCAAAAAATTGTATTTGCCCTGAATTTCAGATGAGATGCACCTGCGGGGGAAATAATGCCATTGTTAAAGTATTAACAAAAAAGGTGATTAGACCCTCTGAAGTTGAAGTAGGTGAGAATCCTGCGTCAAGAAGTGCAAGGCTAAGAGCCTGCGAGAAGGTGATTTAA
- a CDS encoding division/cell wall cluster transcriptional repressor MraZ produces MRGKFYGNKAITIDSGGRVKLPSRYLKIIEKDFYGEELVIAYRKSEGIGYLVIIPERKWLEALEKINEMDDKSPVEKERLRRILNRNSDFVTLDKQGRFVIPKRLSEMAEVESGDDAYLIGNGNFIELWKASRFDEYEEKGMVDDELIAGIFN; encoded by the coding sequence ATGCGAGGAAAGTTTTACGGAAACAAAGCTATAACAATTGATTCTGGCGGCAGGGTTAAGTTGCCCTCTCGCTATCTCAAAATAATTGAGAAGGATTTTTACGGGGAGGAGCTTGTTATAGCATACAGAAAAAGTGAAGGGATAGGATACCTTGTTATAATCCCTGAACGGAAATGGCTTGAAGCCCTTGAAAAGATTAATGAGATGGATGATAAAAGTCCTGTTGAAAAAGAAAGGTTGAGAAGGATTTTAAACAGAAACTCAGACTTTGTAACCCTTGATAAGCAGGGAAGGTTTGTTATTCCCAAAAGATTGTCAGAAATGGCTGAAGTGGAATCAGGAGACGATGCCTATTTGATTGGAAACGGAAACTTTATTGAGTTATGGAAAGCTTCAAGGTTTGATGAATATGAAGAAAAGGGAATGGTTGATGACGAACTTATAGCAGGCATTTTTAATTAG
- a CDS encoding DUF2752 domain-containing protein produces the protein MKLKLEEYKKGDINIPLIYFIVFFTAAIGGYIFVKLGLMPPMQCQFKHFTGYPCPTCGTTRLVLSLYNFDLISAFKFNPFMFISGVLFGLWSLTGFLPVFFKKKLSIDITKKEKKIILIIVFILFIANWIYLILNGI, from the coding sequence ATGAAATTAAAGTTAGAAGAGTATAAAAAGGGGGATATTAATATCCCCCTTATCTATTTTATAGTGTTTTTTACTGCAGCAATTGGGGGGTATATTTTTGTTAAATTAGGATTAATGCCCCCTATGCAGTGTCAGTTTAAACACTTTACAGGATATCCTTGCCCAACCTGTGGTACAACAAGGCTTGTTTTATCCCTTTATAATTTTGATTTAATTTCTGCGTTTAAGTTTAACCCCTTTATGTTTATATCGGGGGTTTTATTTGGTTTATGGAGTTTAACAGGATTTTTACCTGTATTTTTCAAAAAGAAACTTTCAATAGATATAACTAAAAAGGAAAAAAAGATAATTTTAATTATTGTTTTTATCCTTTTTATTGCAAACTGGATTTATTTAATTTTGAATGGCATTTAA
- a CDS encoding YIP1 family protein yields MIKCPNCGFSLNGDEAKCPNCGYVLKKEETDSGEVMNQTPPPPSVPQTPPESTPSYSKMAIPFADSSLPFFDRLVSTVKLVLFSPREFFANYDFKAQIGAGILFALIMGFVSGIFSFIYNLVFRSSLYSMLAQWGNIPAKEMQMQSMFAVFGGVLGIFLIPIGVIIGLFIMAGIYHLLLMIVNGAKNGFESTVNVVAYTSAVMLFAIVPFCGGLLGWIYRIILNIMGLAEVHETTTGKATFAVLLPYIFCCLCFVIYIVAILGVVGMAAAGGGH; encoded by the coding sequence ATGATTAAGTGTCCCAATTGCGGTTTTTCTTTAAATGGGGATGAAGCAAAGTGCCCAAACTGTGGGTATGTTTTAAAAAAAGAAGAGACAGACAGTGGAGAAGTAATGAATCAGACTCCACCACCGCCTTCCGTTCCACAAACCCCTCCAGAATCAACACCGTCTTATTCAAAAATGGCTATACCCTTTGCAGATTCATCGCTACCTTTTTTTGATAGGCTTGTATCAACTGTAAAATTGGTGTTATTTAGCCCAAGAGAGTTTTTTGCAAATTATGATTTTAAGGCTCAAATTGGAGCTGGAATTTTGTTTGCACTTATTATGGGTTTTGTTTCTGGCATTTTTAGTTTTATCTATAACCTTGTGTTCAGGTCTTCTCTCTATTCAATGCTTGCACAATGGGGGAATATTCCAGCAAAAGAGATGCAGATGCAGAGTATGTTTGCTGTTTTTGGTGGGGTGTTGGGTATTTTCTTAATCCCTATTGGAGTTATAATAGGGCTTTTTATAATGGCAGGTATCTATCACCTTCTCTTAATGATAGTAAACGGTGCTAAAAATGGTTTTGAATCAACAGTTAATGTTGTTGCATACACTTCAGCAGTTATGTTGTTTGCAATTGTCCCATTTTGCGGTGGATTATTAGGCTGGATTTACAGGATTATCCTGAACATTATGGGATTGGCTGAAGTTCACGAAACCACAACTGGTAAAGCAACCTTTGCAGTTTTATTACCCTATATTTTTTGTTGTTTATGCTTTGTTATTTATATTGTTGCAATTCTCGGTGTTGTAGGAATGGCTGCTGCAGGTGGTGGACATTAA
- a CDS encoding adenylosuccinate synthase produces MGINICVTGGQWGDEGKGKVIDILSRDFDVVVRFQGGSNAGHTVVIDGKTYFLHLVPSGIFHDDKVCVIGNGVVIDPFSLKEEIENLKEKGVKVTPEKLIISDRAHLVLPFHKILDKALEDNRNFKKIGTTGRGIGPAYATKALRTGIRVVDLFNDNSLKIMLKDAINKFNFLFENYFKVETVDIEKLYDELMEIKEYFRPFISNTVYKLEKFSKEGKSILFEGAQASLLDIDHGTYPFVTSSSVISGGVSSGAGFPAKKLDYSIGIFKTYCTRVGNGPFPTEAENGVGEILRAAGGEFGTTTGRPRRCGWFDLVAAKYATIINGYTHIALMKLDVLSKFEEIPVCIGYRYKGTLLKEFPSDINILEKVEPYFKFLKGWGSDISGIKNFDDLPAEAKDYVKYISDALETKLYLISTGPDRSESIVVDNFIEKTKL; encoded by the coding sequence ATGGGAATCAATATTTGTGTGACCGGGGGACAGTGGGGAGATGAAGGCAAAGGGAAGGTAATTGATATACTTTCCAGAGACTTTGATGTTGTTGTCAGGTTTCAGGGTGGAAGCAATGCAGGGCATACTGTTGTTATAGATGGAAAAACCTATTTTTTGCACCTTGTCCCTTCTGGAATTTTTCACGATGACAAAGTATGTGTAATTGGCAATGGGGTTGTAATTGATCCATTTAGTTTAAAAGAGGAGATTGAAAATTTAAAAGAAAAAGGGGTTAAAGTAACACCTGAAAAATTGATTATTAGTGACAGGGCCCACCTTGTGCTTCCCTTCCATAAAATTTTAGATAAGGCTTTAGAAGATAATAGAAATTTTAAAAAAATAGGAACAACAGGAAGAGGCATAGGTCCTGCTTATGCAACCAAAGCTTTAAGGACAGGAATAAGAGTAGTCGATTTGTTTAATGATAATAGCCTTAAAATAATGCTGAAAGATGCGATTAATAAATTTAATTTTCTTTTTGAAAATTACTTTAAAGTTGAAACTGTTGATATAGAAAAACTTTACGACGAATTAATGGAAATAAAGGAGTATTTCAGGCCGTTTATTTCAAATACTGTGTACAAACTTGAAAAATTTTCAAAAGAGGGCAAATCCATACTTTTTGAAGGTGCGCAGGCCTCTCTCCTTGACATTGATCACGGCACTTACCCATTTGTGACTTCGTCCTCTGTTATTTCAGGTGGAGTATCGTCAGGGGCAGGATTCCCGGCAAAGAAGCTTGATTATTCTATTGGAATATTTAAAACATACTGTACAAGGGTCGGCAATGGCCCATTCCCAACTGAAGCAGAGAATGGTGTTGGAGAAATTTTAAGGGCAGCAGGTGGAGAGTTTGGTACAACCACAGGCAGACCGAGAAGATGTGGTTGGTTTGATCTTGTTGCCGCAAAGTATGCAACAATTATAAACGGGTACACTCATATTGCTTTGATGAAGTTAGATGTTTTAAGCAAGTTTGAAGAGATACCCGTGTGTATAGGTTACAGGTATAAAGGGACATTGCTGAAAGAATTTCCTTCTGATATCAATATTCTTGAAAAAGTTGAACCTTATTTCAAATTTCTAAAGGGTTGGGGCTCTGATATTTCAGGAATTAAAAACTTTGATGACTTGCCTGCTGAGGCAAAAGACTATGTCAAATATATTTCTGACGCTCTTGAAACAAAACTATATTTAATTTCAACAGGTCCAGACAGAAGTGAAAGCATAGTAGTTGATAATTTTATTGAGAAAACCAAACTTTAG
- a CDS encoding penicillin-binding transpeptidase domain-containing protein — protein sequence MERWITIRTKNVAYAKRKKFFIVSGILCSLYIVIFLSMFLKANTKKVFAYSDTGKQKEVLKAIRGTIYDRNMDIIAGNFYVAKVSIRRDVLEKIGYNNYSKILKLFGKKIRKREFNRLVKSNHFTVKVAEIPYHQFFEENYLEKIRKRLNKLKLGDVLIYDYEYKRYYSTDEFYPKFLAYMYRDEEGLKKIGLERSFDDILKGQDGFRTYFFDRRVGLYKEVRPVDGKSLILTIDSSVQFICEKIAKKTLKKHKADNVYVIVSKPKTGEILSLVSISRKYGNMNSLIIRGAYEPGSTMKPIVGSLALDLGAVRETDTFFCENGMLRIKRRVIKDHKKFGNLSFREILWHSSNVGISKIAMKVKDDDFYNGLKMFGFGMRTGIPFYKESRGLFPTRKEFTLQRKISMSFGYGIGVTAVQMITALNAVINGGYYISPLIVKEICEPSTSILKASVKSQTISQQKRWKVIDESTSSVMRQILKGVVEKGTGRKASIDGISIGGKTGTSKKLIRGKYSNNYIASFFGFFPVDNPAISIYVVVDNPKGKYFYGGDVAAPVFREIVEKIYPFLIEEISSEEIPLPEKNRPLLASKVDESDNDPLKIKGLSFREAMQLLSLKGCDCVFEGHGYVVGYKKIGKNFYKLYGNM from the coding sequence ATGGAAAGATGGATAACCATCAGAACGAAAAATGTTGCTTATGCTAAAAGGAAAAAGTTTTTTATAGTTTCCGGAATACTTTGTTCTCTTTATATCGTAATTTTTTTGTCAATGTTTCTTAAAGCAAATACAAAAAAGGTTTTTGCATATTCAGACACAGGTAAACAAAAAGAGGTTTTAAAAGCCATTAGAGGCACTATTTATGATAGAAATATGGATATAATTGCAGGCAATTTTTATGTGGCAAAAGTGTCTATAAGGAGAGATGTTTTAGAAAAAATAGGTTACAACAATTACAGTAAAATCCTTAAACTCTTTGGGAAAAAAATTAGAAAAAGGGAATTCAATAGGTTGGTTAAATCAAACCATTTTACTGTTAAAGTTGCAGAAATTCCGTATCATCAATTTTTTGAAGAAAATTATCTGGAAAAGATAAGAAAGAGGTTAAATAAATTAAAATTAGGAGATGTTTTAATTTATGATTACGAATACAAAAGATATTACAGCACAGATGAATTTTATCCTAAATTCCTTGCCTATATGTACAGGGATGAAGAGGGGTTGAAAAAAATAGGGCTTGAAAGAAGCTTTGACGATATTCTTAAAGGCCAGGATGGTTTTAGGACATACTTTTTTGACAGAAGGGTAGGGCTTTACAAAGAGGTAAGGCCAGTGGACGGCAAGAGCCTGATTTTAACAATTGATTCATCAGTTCAGTTTATATGTGAGAAAATTGCTAAAAAAACTTTGAAAAAACATAAAGCAGACAATGTTTATGTTATTGTGTCAAAACCTAAAACAGGGGAAATCCTTTCACTTGTCAGTATTTCAAGAAAATATGGAAACATGAACAGCCTGATTATAAGGGGAGCGTATGAGCCTGGTTCGACAATGAAACCGATTGTAGGCTCTCTTGCCCTTGACTTAGGGGCTGTTAGAGAGACAGACACCTTTTTCTGTGAAAATGGAATGTTAAGGATAAAAAGAAGAGTTATAAAAGACCACAAAAAGTTTGGGAATTTAAGTTTCAGGGAAATTTTGTGGCATTCAAGTAATGTGGGAATATCCAAGATTGCTATGAAGGTTAAAGATGATGATTTTTACAATGGCTTAAAAATGTTTGGTTTTGGAATGAGAACAGGTATTCCTTTTTATAAGGAAAGCAGAGGTTTATTCCCTACAAGGAAAGAGTTTACATTACAGAGAAAAATTTCAATGTCTTTTGGTTACGGAATAGGGGTTACCGCAGTTCAAATGATAACAGCTTTGAATGCTGTTATTAACGGTGGATACTACATCTCTCCATTAATTGTGAAAGAGATTTGCGAGCCTTCAACTTCTATACTTAAAGCAAGTGTTAAATCTCAGACTATTTCTCAGCAAAAGAGATGGAAAGTGATAGACGAGAGTACTTCTTCTGTAATGAGACAAATACTCAAAGGAGTGGTTGAAAAAGGTACTGGAAGAAAGGCCAGTATTGACGGAATTTCAATAGGTGGAAAAACAGGTACCTCAAAAAAGCTAATCAGAGGCAAGTACTCTAATAATTACATTGCTTCATTTTTTGGGTTTTTCCCGGTTGATAATCCTGCAATTTCTATCTATGTAGTTGTTGACAATCCAAAAGGGAAATATTTTTATGGTGGCGATGTTGCTGCACCTGTTTTTAGAGAGATTGTTGAAAAGATATATCCATTTTTAATAGAAGAAATTTCAAGTGAAGAGATACCTTTGCCAGAAAAAAATAGGCCATTATTAGCATCAAAGGTTGATGAAAGTGATAATGACCCACTTAAAATAAAAGGGCTTTCATTTAGAGAGGCTATGCAACTACTATCTTTGAAAGGGTGTGATTGTGTTTTTGAAGGACATGGCTATGTTGTTGGTTACAAGAAAATAGGCAAAAACTTTTATAAACTTTACGGAAATATGTAA
- the pepF gene encoding oligoendopeptidase F: protein MKFFVILSFMLMFTFTAISKTREEIPEKYKWNLKDLYPSVEVFKKNREEFSKKIESLKSFQGKLGNSPEELKKCLDTYFNLHKELDRLITYVSLRADEDLGNSENQKLKNETYNVARKFAEASSFIEPEIISLGEKKINEYLENKDLKLYKLYLTRILKEKKHILSKNEEALLAKTSMISDAPYQTYSIFSYTDMPFPIVELNGEKVKLNQAAYTKWRSNPDIKIRNIVFPKFFGTYKSFENTFGTLLYSQVKKDWFYANARKYNSSLEAALTPNEVPVKVYHNLIKEINANLPLLHRYLKLRKKMLGLKELTYADLYTPLVKSVDAKYTYEQAQKIIEDALKPLGNEYETYLHRAFKERWIDVYPNEGKRGGAYSSGNAYDVHPYILLNYNEDYESLSTLAHELGHSMHSMFSNTYQPYVYSDYTIFVAEVASTFNENMLNHYLLIHTKDRDMKLFLLGHLLEGIRQTIFRQAMFAEFELEIHKRVEKGEALTGADLSKIYLNIVRKYYGHDKGICKVDDLYGIEWAYIPHFYYNFYVYQYATSLIASTHLAQKVIHGDKKDVEEYLGFIKSGCSDTPINILRKAGADLETEIPFETTMKVFSDTMDQIEKLLNEKN from the coding sequence GTATCCATCGGTAGAGGTTTTTAAAAAAAATAGAGAAGAATTTTCCAAAAAGATTGAATCTTTAAAAAGCTTTCAGGGTAAATTAGGCAATTCACCTGAAGAGTTAAAAAAATGCCTTGATACATACTTTAATCTTCATAAAGAACTTGACAGACTTATAACCTATGTTTCTTTAAGGGCAGACGAGGATTTAGGAAATTCAGAAAACCAGAAGTTGAAGAATGAAACCTATAATGTTGCCAGGAAGTTTGCTGAAGCCTCTTCTTTTATTGAGCCAGAAATTATATCGTTAGGCGAAAAAAAGATAAACGAATACCTTGAAAATAAGGATTTAAAATTATACAAGCTTTATCTCACAAGGATTTTAAAAGAGAAAAAGCATATTCTCTCAAAGAATGAGGAAGCATTACTTGCAAAAACCTCAATGATTTCAGATGCACCTTACCAGACATATTCAATTTTTTCATATACTGATATGCCTTTCCCAATTGTTGAATTAAACGGAGAAAAGGTGAAGTTGAATCAGGCAGCCTATACAAAATGGCGTTCAAACCCTGACATTAAGATAAGAAACATTGTCTTCCCAAAATTCTTTGGCACATACAAAAGCTTTGAAAACACATTTGGCACCTTGCTCTATTCTCAGGTAAAAAAAGACTGGTTCTATGCAAATGCAAGAAAGTACAATTCATCACTTGAAGCAGCCTTAACTCCAAATGAAGTGCCTGTGAAGGTTTACCACAACCTTATAAAAGAAATTAATGCAAACCTTCCCCTTCTCCACAGGTATTTAAAGTTGAGAAAGAAAATGCTTGGTTTAAAGGAATTGACTTATGCAGACCTCTATACGCCGCTTGTGAAAAGTGTTGATGCTAAATACACCTATGAGCAGGCACAAAAGATTATTGAAGATGCATTAAAGCCCCTTGGGAATGAGTATGAAACTTATTTACACAGGGCATTTAAGGAGAGATGGATTGATGTATATCCCAATGAAGGGAAAAGAGGGGGAGCATATTCAAGCGGAAATGCATACGATGTGCACCCTTACATATTGTTAAACTATAATGAAGATTACGAATCATTATCAACCCTTGCCCACGAGTTAGGCCACTCAATGCACTCAATGTTTTCAAATACATACCAGCCTTATGTTTATTCAGATTACACCATCTTCGTTGCTGAGGTTGCTTCAACATTTAATGAAAATATGCTCAACCACTACCTTTTAATCCATACAAAAGATAGAGATATGAAACTCTTTCTTTTAGGGCATTTGCTTGAAGGTATAAGGCAAACAATCTTCAGGCAGGCAATGTTTGCGGAGTTTGAGCTTGAAATTCACAAAAGGGTTGAAAAGGGAGAGGCTTTAACTGGTGCCGATTTGTCAAAGATTTATCTAAATATTGTGAGAAAGTACTATGGACACGATAAGGGAATTTGCAAGGTTGATGACCTTTACGGTATTGAGTGGGCATATATACCACATTTTTACTACAATTTTTATGTTTATCAGTATGCAACATCATTGATTGCGTCAACCCACCTTGCTCAGAAGGTAATTCATGGGGATAAAAAAGATGTGGAAGAATACCTTGGATTTATAAAGTCTGGTTGCTCAGATACGCCAATAAATATTTTGAGAAAGGCAGGGGCAGATTTAGAAACTGAAATCCCATTTGAGACCACAATGAAGGTTTTTAGTGACACAATGGATCAGATTGAAAAACTATTAAATGAAAAGAATTAA